The segment AAGTTCGACGAAGAGACCCTCGGCTTCAAGAAGAGGATCCTACAAGCCTCAGGCCTAGGCGACGAGACGTACGTCCCAAGATCAATCTCTTCGTCCGACAACATAACAACAATGAAAGAAGGTCGTGAAGAAGCCTCGATGGTGATATTCGGAGCACTCGATGAGCTTTTCGAGAAGACACGTGTCAAACCGAAAGACGTAGGTGTCCTCGTGGTTAACTGCAGCATCTTTAACCCGACTCCGTCGCTATCAGCAATGGTGATTAACCACTACAAGATGAGAGGGAACATACTTAGCTACAATCTCGGAGGGATGGGTTGCTCAGCTGGAATCATAGCCCTCGATCTTGCTCGTGACATGCTTCAGTCTAACCCGAATAGTTACGCAGTGGTTGTGAGTACCGAGATGGTCGGGTATAACTGGTACGTGGGACGTGACAAGTCGATGGTTATACCTAACTGTTTCTTTAGGATGGGGTGCTCCGCCGTTATGCTCTCTAACCGCCGCCGTGACTTCCGTCACGCCAAGTACCGCCTTGAGCACATTGTCCGGACTCATAAGGCTGCCGACGACCGTAGCTTCAGgtttttacatatttatttttataaccaGGAAATTctaaaaaagaataataataaaaataaataataaaaaaccaGGAAATTTTATAACTTTTGGTGTCAAATTTCACTGCTGGTTTTGATAAATGTTCATAACGTAGTATAAATTGTGTATGTATTAGGAGTGTGTACCAGGAAGAAGATGAACAAGGATTCAAGGGATTAAAAATAAGCAGAGACCTAATGGAAGTAGGAGGTGAAGCTCTCAAGACCAACATCACTACCTTAGGCCCTCTCGTCCTTCCTTTCTCGGAGCAGCTTCTCTTCTTCGCCGCTTTGCTCCGCCGAACTTTCTCACCCGCCACCAAAACCATAACCTCTTCATCTACTACCGCCAAAACCAACGGAGCCAAGTCCTCCTCCTCTTCTGATCTGTCCAAGCCATACATCCCGGACTACAAGCTTGCCTTTGAGCATTTCTGCTTCCACGCAGCAAGCAAAGCAGTGCTTGACGAGCTTCAGAAGAATCTAGGATTGAGTGAAGAGAACATGGAGGCTTCTAGGATGACTTTACAGAGGTTCGGAAACACATCCAGCAGTGGAATCTGGTACGAGCTTGCTTACTTGGAGGCCAAGGAAAGTGTCCGCAGGGGTGATAGGGTTTGGCAGATTGCGTTTGGGTCAGGTTTCAAGTGTAACAGTGTGGTTTGGAAGGCGATGCGGAAGGTGAAGAAGCCTGCAAGGAACAATCCTTGGGTGGATTGCATCAGCCGTTACCCTGTCGCTCTCtgatcatttattttttaaattatttattttctttttaacgaAATCATGTAAGATCTCTACTCTCTTCCTTGATGTTGGATGATAGGAGTTGTTTACTGATTGATTTGCATCTAAGACTTTCTATAAAAATGGTTGGTCCGGGTCCAATCCAGGTTCATTTTTTTCGGCATCAATAAACTTTGATATATTGAAAACTCTCTTTAGTACATCATCGGGAAGACATTAATGTGAATTTTATAACGTTTCAAATTGTGAAACAATCATTTCATTGTAACAGTAGATGGTTACCCGGAAAACAACATATGTATTCCCCCTTTAGACTTTATCTAATGACCTATGCTATATACAGTATAAAAGACatgaactatttttttttggccaAGTAAAGCATGTAACTATCTTAATATTTGAATTTTACTacataatatttgaaatatgGTAAATTCATCAGAATCGTAAACAAAGTAAGCTTTCCGTTATTAGTTGTTGATAGGTGGAATACCGGTTTGTAATGCTTTAAATGAATATACTTGTTAGAGAATTTTGAGACCAAAACAATGGTCGTTTTGCAAACTCAGAATTTTGAGACAACCTTTTTAGAGTTCCATCAATGAGTGTACTTGTTATGTGCGGAGCGAGTTTAGCATCAACTTCAACAACGAATTCTTACTAATTTTAGATATGTGAAATTTAAATTCAACAGTTCTATTCTTAAAGACAGAGAAATGAAATAAATCAGAAATATAATCAAATTCTAGAATGAAATTTGCCGTCGCTGTTGGTACCATGCTAGGATTATGAATGATCAGTCGTATTTATCATTAGAGCGAGAGatctaagagcatgattaatgagaAGTTTTTAGGGTGGGATTCTTAGAGAATCCGtcttaaaaattaagagacagattcttatattccgctaagaaccacattttaaaaactttccattaatcatgctcttatatATGACGCACAATCAATATACATAGTTCCTAAGATATAGAAGATTTAGCTACTCTCTAAACTACCAAACATATTGTAAATTATCATTTAATAACTGATCCCTATATTCATCATCTtctgaaataaaattattgaattGCAGTTCATAGAATTAGCTCTTTCGAAATAAAAATGCAAACCAAAACGTCAGAGGTACGACCTACTCTGTTTCAATGGGCTAGCTTCAAAATCAGTTAGTAAGTTAGGCCCATTTTTCAAATATTAGTAGT is part of the Brassica rapa cultivar Chiifu-401-42 chromosome A09, CAAS_Brap_v3.01, whole genome shotgun sequence genome and harbors:
- the LOC103842159 gene encoding 3-ketoacyl-CoA synthase 10; this encodes MGSSNEQDLLSTEIVNRGIEPSGPNAGSPTFSVRVRRRLPDFLQSVNLKYVKLGYHYLINHAVYLATIPVLVLVFGAEVGSLSREEIWNKLWDYDIATVIGFFGVFVLTVCVYFMSRPRSVYLIDFACYKPSDELKVTREEFIDLARKSGKFDEETLGFKKRILQASGLGDETYVPRSISSSDNITTMKEGREEASMVIFGALDELFEKTRVKPKDVGVLVVNCSIFNPTPSLSAMVINHYKMRGNILSYNLGGMGCSAGIIALDLARDMLQSNPNSYAVVVSTEMVGYNWYVGRDKSMVIPNCFFRMGCSAVMLSNRRRDFRHAKYRLEHIVRTHKAADDRSFRSVYQEEDEQGFKGLKISRDLMEVGGEALKTNITTLGPLVLPFSEQLLFFAALLRRTFSPATKTITSSSTTAKTNGAKSSSSSDLSKPYIPDYKLAFEHFCFHAASKAVLDELQKNLGLSEENMEASRMTLQRFGNTSSSGIWYELAYLEAKESVRRGDRVWQIAFGSGFKCNSVVWKAMRKVKKPARNNPWVDCISRYPVAL